One window of Hymenobacter sp. BRD128 genomic DNA carries:
- a CDS encoding PstS family phosphate ABC transporter substrate-binding protein, producing the protein MTLANLFYRPGRSALGTLLLAACMLPGCHPDRSAGTSEDATDTPTSGHVGISVDETFAPILESQVDTFQKLYPDAHLKVSYQPEDNVFLDLLNDKVKAIVTARELTADEKKTLDKQNMLPITTKVGIDGLAIILNPSNPDSLLTITQLRGIFGGQTTQWSQVSGQKKLGAINVVFDANRSSTSRFMRDSLLHGAVLSPKAFAAQSNTKLLDYVASHPTAVGVVGVNWISDADDPTVRRYRRGIRVASITARPNPTKDDYIQPDQVYLAQKTPELLKQHPELQNYPLRRNLYAISREARAGLGSGFVSFVAGQKGQLIFQKSGLMPANMQARIVTTNKRQ; encoded by the coding sequence ATGACTTTAGCTAATCTGTTTTACCGGCCCGGCCGCTCTGCTTTGGGCACGCTGTTACTAGCCGCCTGCATGCTGCCCGGCTGCCACCCCGACCGCTCGGCGGGCACCAGCGAAGACGCTACCGACACGCCCACCAGTGGCCACGTCGGCATTAGCGTCGATGAGACGTTTGCGCCCATCCTGGAGTCGCAGGTCGATACGTTTCAGAAGCTGTATCCCGATGCCCACCTCAAGGTATCGTATCAGCCGGAGGACAACGTGTTTCTCGACCTGCTCAATGATAAGGTAAAGGCTATTGTGACAGCCCGCGAGCTAACGGCCGACGAGAAGAAGACGCTGGACAAGCAAAATATGCTGCCTATCACCACCAAAGTAGGCATCGACGGGCTAGCCATCATTCTGAACCCGTCTAACCCCGACTCGCTGCTGACCATAACCCAGCTGCGGGGCATTTTCGGGGGCCAGACTACGCAGTGGAGCCAGGTGAGCGGTCAGAAAAAGCTAGGCGCTATCAATGTGGTATTTGATGCCAACCGAAGCAGCACCAGCCGTTTCATGCGCGACTCGCTGTTGCACGGTGCGGTGCTCAGTCCCAAGGCGTTCGCGGCGCAGTCCAATACCAAGCTGCTCGACTACGTGGCTAGCCACCCCACGGCCGTGGGCGTGGTGGGAGTGAACTGGATTTCGGATGCCGACGACCCTACCGTGCGCCGGTACCGCCGGGGCATCCGGGTGGCGAGCATTACCGCCCGCCCCAACCCGACCAAGGACGACTACATTCAGCCCGACCAAGTGTACCTGGCCCAAAAAACACCGGAGCTGCTCAAGCAGCACCCTGAGTTGCAGAACTACCCGCTGCGCCGCAACCTTTACGCCATTAGCCGCGAGGCGCGGGCGGGGCTGGGCTCGGGCTTTGTTTCGTTCGTGGCGGGCCAGAAAGGGCAGTTGATTTTTCAAAAATCGGGCTTGATGCCCGCCAATATGCAGGCCCGTATTGTAACCACGAATAAACGCCAGTGA
- a CDS encoding lipopolysaccharide assembly protein LapB: protein MSYKPWKPLLLTVLTVGAGATAATAQNIATAQKAIELGRYNEARAALRGNSSPEANFELGRLYQMRDLPDSASYFFNRAAGPTPFGQVAEGRALLAKGRASEADAKFSAAAAATKNKDPKVLTMIAQAYGEYDGKSLDITKPLTYVKTAEVLSKGKDDPALMVARGDIYLHSDAGGGEAMSSYDRAIAANPNYTEAYYKRGVLNVRSKNGAGAQENFNKAIALNSGYAPAYLDMATMYASASQYDKALAAFQQYTNVAEKSPSTTEKYAAFLYLSKKYPEALAQANEALAKEPNNPTMNRIKATSLYETGDYAGAATAMDQFMKVVPADKILVDDYSYQSKILLKNGRNDEALSVLQKAIAGTTDPAKKADLQNDLASVYLAKKDYPAAIRIYKSKGNLDLADQFRIGSAYSGNKQYTQADSVYNIITTAKPTYAPAYQARAQANFRLDPDSKKGLAKPYYEKYIELTSADPTKYRSGLIEANNYLGYYNLQKGDKLAATPYYQKILEMDPTNADATNAMKIIKGVPAKTTTTKKTTTTVKKK from the coding sequence ATGTCTTACAAGCCCTGGAAACCGCTGCTGCTGACCGTCCTCACCGTAGGGGCCGGCGCTACGGCCGCCACCGCCCAAAACATAGCCACTGCTCAGAAAGCCATTGAGCTAGGCCGCTACAATGAGGCACGCGCTGCGCTGCGCGGCAACAGCTCGCCCGAAGCCAACTTTGAACTTGGGCGCCTTTACCAGATGCGCGACCTGCCCGACTCGGCTAGCTACTTCTTCAATCGTGCCGCCGGCCCCACGCCGTTTGGCCAGGTAGCCGAAGGCCGCGCCCTGCTGGCTAAAGGCCGGGCTAGCGAAGCCGATGCTAAGTTCTCGGCTGCCGCTGCCGCCACCAAGAATAAAGACCCCAAGGTGCTAACCATGATTGCGCAGGCATATGGCGAGTACGACGGCAAAAGCCTGGACATTACCAAGCCGCTGACTTACGTTAAAACAGCTGAGGTACTGAGCAAGGGTAAGGACGACCCGGCCCTGATGGTAGCGCGTGGTGACATTTACCTGCACAGCGATGCCGGCGGTGGCGAGGCAATGAGCAGCTACGACCGCGCCATCGCGGCTAATCCGAATTACACGGAAGCTTACTACAAACGGGGTGTCTTGAATGTGCGCAGCAAAAACGGCGCCGGCGCCCAGGAGAACTTCAATAAAGCCATTGCCTTGAATTCGGGCTATGCACCGGCTTACCTCGACATGGCTACCATGTATGCATCGGCTAGCCAGTATGATAAGGCGCTCGCAGCATTTCAGCAGTACACCAACGTAGCGGAGAAGTCGCCTTCGACTACGGAGAAGTATGCTGCATTCCTCTACCTCTCGAAGAAGTACCCAGAAGCGCTGGCGCAGGCCAATGAAGCCTTAGCCAAGGAGCCCAATAACCCGACCATGAATCGCATCAAGGCCACTTCGCTGTATGAAACTGGCGATTACGCCGGTGCCGCGACTGCCATGGACCAGTTTATGAAAGTGGTTCCGGCCGATAAAATCCTGGTTGATGATTATTCTTACCAGAGCAAGATTTTGCTAAAAAATGGCCGCAACGATGAGGCATTGAGCGTGTTACAGAAGGCTATTGCCGGCACGACTGACCCTGCTAAGAAAGCCGACTTGCAAAACGACCTTGCTTCGGTATACTTGGCTAAGAAGGACTACCCGGCCGCCATTCGTATCTACAAGTCGAAAGGGAACCTTGACTTGGCTGACCAGTTCCGTATTGGTAGTGCTTATAGCGGCAACAAGCAGTACACCCAGGCTGATAGCGTATACAATATTATCACGACTGCCAAACCAACTTACGCACCGGCTTACCAGGCGCGCGCTCAGGCTAACTTCCGCCTCGACCCCGACTCAAAGAAGGGCTTGGCAAAGCCTTACTATGAGAAATATATTGAACTGACTAGCGCCGACCCAACCAAGTACCGCAGCGGTCTAATTGAGGCCAACAATTACCTCGGTTACTATAATCTGCAAAAAGGTGACAAGCTAGCGGCTACGCCCTACTACCAGAAGATTCTGGAAATGGACCCCACCAACGCCGATGCCACCAACGCCATGAAGATTATCAAGGGCGTGCCGGCAAAGACGACGACGACCAAGAAAACCACTACGACTGTTAAAAAGAAGTAG
- a CDS encoding RluA family pseudouridine synthase yields the protein MLLPPPASPDSDLEPDDAGEGDELYEHHRIVADRGQELLRLDKFLLNRLANASRTKIQDAIRAEAVQVNGHVTKSNYRVRPADVITITLPEPPRTGKVEPQKMNLDIRYEDADLLIVNKPAGMVVHPAYGNWEGTLVNGLAYHLENLPTGRNGEIRPGLVHRIDKDTSGLLVIGKTEWAMTHLSQQFFHHTIERSYLALAWGKFDDDAGTVRGHIGRSLRDRKVQAVYPDGEQGKHAVTHYRVLARYGPVSLLECRLETGRTHQIRAHMQHIGHPLFSDATYGGDRIRVGPASGAYKAFVEQCFARMPRQALHARSLGFVHPSTGERIYFEAELPEDFAAVLAKWEAWAVTQE from the coding sequence ATGCTGCTTCCGCCCCCCGCTAGCCCCGACTCCGATTTAGAGCCCGACGACGCGGGCGAAGGCGATGAGCTTTATGAGCACCACCGCATTGTGGCCGACCGGGGGCAAGAGCTGCTGCGCCTCGATAAATTTTTGCTCAATCGGCTAGCCAACGCCTCGCGCACCAAGATTCAGGACGCTATCCGGGCCGAGGCGGTGCAAGTGAATGGGCACGTAACCAAGTCCAACTACCGGGTGCGGCCGGCCGATGTCATTACCATCACGCTGCCCGAGCCGCCGCGCACCGGCAAGGTCGAGCCGCAAAAGATGAACCTCGATATCCGCTACGAGGATGCCGACTTGCTCATCGTGAATAAGCCGGCCGGGATGGTGGTGCACCCCGCTTATGGCAACTGGGAAGGTACGCTGGTGAATGGGCTTGCCTACCACCTCGAAAACCTACCTACGGGCCGCAATGGTGAAATCCGCCCCGGCCTCGTGCACCGCATTGATAAGGACACTTCCGGCCTGCTGGTGATTGGCAAAACTGAGTGGGCCATGACGCATCTCTCGCAGCAGTTTTTTCACCACACCATCGAGCGCAGCTACCTTGCGCTGGCCTGGGGCAAGTTTGACGACGACGCAGGTACTGTGCGCGGCCACATCGGGCGCAGCCTGCGTGACCGCAAGGTGCAGGCCGTGTACCCCGACGGCGAGCAGGGTAAGCACGCCGTGACGCACTACCGGGTGCTCGCGCGCTACGGCCCCGTCTCGCTGCTCGAATGCCGCCTCGAAACCGGCCGCACGCACCAAATTCGGGCGCACATGCAGCACATCGGCCACCCCCTATTCAGCGATGCTACTTACGGCGGCGACCGCATCCGCGTGGGACCGGCTAGCGGCGCCTACAAGGCATTTGTGGAACAGTGCTTCGCCCGGATGCCCCGGCAGGCGCTCCACGCCCGCTCGCTAGGCTTTGTGCACCCTAGCACCGGCGAGCGAATATATTTCGAGGCCGAGCTACCCGAAGACTTTGCCGCAGTGCTGGCGAAATGGGAAGCCTGGGCTGTTACGCAAGAATGA
- a CDS encoding OmpH family outer membrane protein — MKKLHLTFAAVALAAASFFAPSAQAQAPLKIGFTSVEYVLSQMPESKQIESDLKAYGTQLEAQLKTKTTEYQTKLDAYQKGAPTMTPVIKADKEKELQTLGQSIQEFQQTAQQSMQQKQQTLLRPVLDKIQKNIDAVANEQGYTYILNSDSGSNPILLHGPKDGDVSDIILKKMGITPTAPSTAPVMQAPKAQAPMVPAAPAGKTKTKSK, encoded by the coding sequence GTGAAAAAACTTCACCTGACCTTCGCCGCCGTCGCACTCGCAGCCGCTTCGTTTTTCGCTCCGAGCGCTCAGGCGCAGGCTCCCCTTAAAATTGGCTTTACCAGCGTGGAATACGTGCTGAGCCAGATGCCCGAAAGCAAGCAGATTGAGTCGGACCTGAAAGCTTACGGCACGCAGCTGGAGGCCCAGCTGAAAACCAAGACGACTGAATACCAGACAAAGTTGGATGCTTACCAGAAGGGTGCTCCGACTATGACGCCCGTTATCAAGGCTGATAAAGAAAAGGAACTGCAGACCCTGGGCCAGAGCATCCAGGAGTTTCAGCAGACGGCCCAGCAATCGATGCAGCAAAAGCAGCAGACGCTGCTGCGCCCGGTGCTCGACAAGATTCAGAAAAACATTGATGCCGTAGCTAATGAGCAGGGGTATACCTATATCCTGAACTCGGATTCGGGCAGTAACCCTATCCTGCTGCACGGCCCCAAAGACGGCGACGTATCGGATATCATCTTGAAGAAAATGGGCATCACGCCTACGGCTCCTTCAACGGCTCCGGTAATGCAAGCTCCCAAAGCTCAGGCGCCTATGGTACCCGCCGCGCCGGCTGGTAAGACCAAAACCAAGAGCAAATAA
- a CDS encoding OmpH family outer membrane protein — translation MTHVARSVLALLLLVACAPAWGQKFGYIDTEYIMSKMPEYAQAQVELAKLTDTWQKEIEAQKKDLDKLYRTYQAEEVVLTEEMKKKRQDEILKKEQEVKAYETKQFGYEGQLFKKRVELNKPAQDKIFDAVEKVAKARKLDMIIDRAGDLTLIYVNPTHDYTEFVLEALGLGSPTRNQPGPKGPVKTVKPPKTPTTSTDPNFESDSGTPDPAIPAKTQSTRASKTSAGRKP, via the coding sequence ATGACTCACGTTGCTCGTTCTGTATTGGCACTGTTGCTACTGGTGGCCTGTGCGCCGGCCTGGGGCCAGAAATTCGGTTATATCGATACCGAGTACATTATGAGCAAGATGCCGGAGTATGCCCAGGCCCAGGTGGAGCTAGCCAAGCTCACTGATACCTGGCAGAAGGAAATCGAGGCGCAGAAGAAAGACCTCGACAAGCTCTATCGCACCTACCAGGCCGAGGAAGTCGTCCTGACTGAGGAAATGAAAAAGAAGCGCCAGGACGAGATTCTGAAAAAAGAGCAGGAAGTTAAAGCCTACGAAACCAAGCAGTTTGGCTACGAAGGCCAGCTATTTAAGAAGCGTGTGGAGTTAAATAAGCCCGCGCAGGACAAGATTTTTGACGCGGTCGAGAAGGTTGCCAAGGCCCGCAAACTAGATATGATTATTGACAGAGCCGGGGATTTGACGCTAATTTATGTCAATCCCACGCACGACTATACTGAGTTTGTGCTGGAAGCGCTGGGGCTAGGCTCGCCCACCCGCAACCAGCCCGGCCCTAAAGGCCCGGTAAAAACTGTGAAGCCGCCCAAAACCCCGACCACTAGCACCGACCCTAACTTTGAGTCGGATTCGGGCACGCCCGACCCCGCTATTCCGGCCAAAACGCAGTCTACCAGGGCCTCAAAAACCTCTGCTGGCAGAAAGCCCTAG
- the bamA gene encoding outer membrane protein assembly factor BamA: MMRTYLRSGLLSVLLLATVLVARPAHAQQVEAAAEEPRKYELGGITVSGARSLDPNTLISLSGLRIGDVINVPGDDLGKAIRKIWAQGLVADISVSVARTEGSKIFLDFNVRERPRLSKFSFEGISKGQATDIEKKIKLIRGKVVTDALLANTRTQVRKFYTNKGFLDTKVVIRQVADSALSNSVALKIDVDKGQKVRIHDIEFEGNKAFKDGKLASQFKKTKARKSYKILTPGKFQRSDFEDDKKKLVDFYNNQGYRDATILSDTIERDAKGLIVKLKVDEGPKYYFRNITWSGNYLYDSKTLSSVLGIKRGAPYSHENLDKRLHYNPTGQDVESLYMNDGYLFFQLDPVETKVEGDSIDIEMRISEGVQARVKDINIAGNTKTSDHVLRRTLRTLPGDKFNRELLIRSQREIATLGYFDPEKIGINPVPNQADGTVDINYTVVEKPSDQITLSGGWGGYAGFIGTVGLVFNNFSLRKARDFHNWTPVPAGDGQRVALNVQANGLQYQAYSFSFTEPWLGGRKPNSLSFSLNRSVSRLGVNFNPTTGSFIKVNSATIGLGRQLRVPDDYFSLSNSLSFSQYQLQNYSIFSDFSTGRANNITLNTTLSRNSIDNPTYTRRGSSLSLSVSLTPPYSAFPGAHPNVYEWVEFHKWMFDASWFTPIVGKLVLNTRAHFGYIGTYSKDRTPGPFERFKMGGAGLGYGGGGSFLVGTDYIGLRGYDDPNGAYAIPTAQTGKSGGVAYNKYVAELRYPVSLNPAATVYILGFAEAGNAVDVYSQYNPYKLYRSAGFGARIFMSAFGLLGFDYGRAFDTVIPPPGTTTAQDFNHFHFIIGQQIR; this comes from the coding sequence ATGATGCGTACCTACCTACGTAGTGGATTGTTGAGTGTACTACTGCTGGCTACTGTGCTGGTAGCCCGGCCGGCGCATGCGCAGCAGGTAGAAGCGGCCGCTGAAGAGCCGCGCAAGTACGAACTGGGGGGCATCACGGTGAGTGGCGCCCGCTCACTAGACCCTAATACGTTAATTAGCCTGTCAGGTTTGCGGATTGGGGACGTGATAAATGTGCCTGGCGATGACCTGGGCAAAGCCATCCGCAAAATTTGGGCGCAGGGACTGGTGGCCGATATTTCAGTAAGTGTTGCGCGCACCGAAGGCAGCAAGATATTCCTGGATTTCAACGTGCGCGAGCGGCCGCGCCTCTCCAAGTTTTCGTTTGAGGGTATTAGTAAGGGGCAGGCCACGGATATTGAGAAGAAAATCAAGCTCATCCGGGGTAAGGTCGTGACCGATGCCCTGCTGGCTAACACCCGCACGCAGGTACGCAAGTTCTACACTAACAAAGGTTTCCTAGATACCAAAGTAGTTATCCGCCAAGTAGCTGACTCGGCGCTTTCCAACAGTGTAGCGCTGAAAATTGACGTGGATAAGGGCCAGAAGGTACGTATTCACGACATTGAGTTTGAAGGCAACAAAGCATTCAAGGACGGTAAGCTAGCCAGTCAATTCAAGAAGACCAAGGCCCGCAAGTCGTACAAAATCCTGACGCCTGGTAAATTTCAGCGCTCTGATTTTGAAGATGATAAGAAGAAACTGGTCGATTTTTACAACAACCAGGGCTACCGCGATGCCACCATCCTGTCCGATACCATTGAGCGTGATGCGAAGGGCCTGATTGTAAAACTGAAAGTAGACGAAGGACCAAAATACTACTTCCGCAATATCACCTGGTCAGGCAATTACCTCTACGATAGCAAAACGCTGTCGTCGGTGTTGGGCATCAAGCGCGGGGCACCTTATAGCCACGAAAACCTCGACAAGCGGCTGCATTACAACCCCACGGGCCAGGATGTGGAGTCGCTCTATATGAACGACGGCTATCTGTTCTTTCAGCTCGACCCGGTAGAAACCAAGGTCGAAGGCGATTCCATCGACATTGAGATGCGCATCTCGGAAGGGGTGCAGGCGCGGGTAAAGGACATCAACATCGCGGGCAATACCAAGACCAGCGACCACGTGCTGCGCCGCACGCTGCGCACGCTGCCCGGCGATAAGTTCAACCGGGAGTTGCTCATTCGCTCGCAGCGTGAGATTGCCACGCTAGGGTACTTCGACCCGGAAAAAATTGGTATCAACCCCGTGCCGAACCAGGCCGATGGGACGGTGGACATCAATTATACGGTGGTGGAAAAGCCTTCGGACCAGATTACGCTGTCGGGCGGCTGGGGTGGCTATGCCGGCTTTATTGGTACGGTGGGCCTGGTCTTCAACAACTTCTCGCTGCGTAAGGCCCGTGACTTTCACAACTGGACGCCCGTACCGGCCGGCGATGGCCAGCGCGTGGCCCTAAATGTGCAGGCCAATGGCTTGCAGTACCAGGCTTATTCGTTCAGCTTCACCGAGCCCTGGCTAGGGGGCCGTAAGCCTAATTCCTTATCGTTTAGTCTGAACCGCAGCGTGTCGCGCCTGGGGGTCAATTTTAACCCCACTACGGGCAGCTTTATCAAGGTAAATAGTGCTACCATCGGCCTGGGCCGCCAGCTGCGGGTGCCGGATGACTATTTTTCGCTTAGCAACTCGCTCTCGTTCAGCCAGTATCAGCTGCAAAATTATTCGATTTTCTCGGATTTCAGCACCGGCCGCGCCAATAACATTACGCTCAATACCACGCTGTCGCGCAATAGCATCGATAACCCGACCTACACCCGCCGGGGCTCGTCGCTGAGCCTGAGCGTAAGCCTGACGCCGCCGTACTCGGCCTTCCCCGGTGCGCACCCCAACGTGTACGAGTGGGTAGAATTTCACAAGTGGATGTTTGACGCCTCGTGGTTTACACCCATCGTGGGTAAGCTGGTGCTCAACACACGGGCGCACTTCGGCTACATCGGCACGTATAGCAAGGACCGCACTCCTGGACCGTTTGAACGCTTCAAGATGGGCGGCGCGGGCCTGGGCTACGGCGGCGGCGGCTCATTCCTGGTGGGTACCGACTATATTGGTCTACGCGGCTACGACGACCCCAATGGTGCTTACGCCATCCCGACGGCTCAAACGGGTAAGAGCGGCGGCGTGGCTTATAATAAGTACGTGGCTGAGCTGCGCTATCCGGTGAGCCTCAACCCGGCCGCTACGGTCTACATCCTGGGCTTTGCCGAAGCGGGCAACGCGGTAGATGTGTACAGCCAGTACAACCCCTATAAGCTGTACCGCTCGGCTGGCTTCGGGGCCCGTATTTTCATGTCGGCGTTCGGTTTGCTAGGGTTTGACTACGGCCGGGCATTCGATACAGTAATTCCGCCTCCTGGTACTACAACGGCACAGGATTTCAATCACTTCCACTTCATCATCGGCCAGCAGATTCGCTAG
- a CDS encoding isoprenyl transferase, with translation MAERSEIDLSNIPAHVAVIMDGNGRWAKQRGGLRVFGHQSAITAVRDTVEEAAELGVHYLTLYAFSTENWNRPAFEVTALMQLLVHTIRQETPTLLKNSVRLQAIGEVGNLPANCQRELAEAIELTKAGTRMTLVLALSYSGRWDLAQAARRLATDVAAGRLQPAEVNENTITSYLSTAGIPDPELLIRTSGEQRISNFLLWQLAYTELYITPVLWPDFRRSHFRDALRAYQGRERRFGKTSEQLSAS, from the coding sequence ATGGCCGAACGGTCCGAAATAGACCTCTCTAATATTCCTGCCCACGTAGCCGTTATCATGGATGGTAACGGGCGCTGGGCCAAGCAGCGGGGAGGACTACGCGTGTTTGGGCATCAAAGTGCTATTACGGCGGTGCGCGACACGGTAGAGGAGGCCGCCGAGTTGGGGGTGCACTACTTAACGCTTTACGCGTTCTCAACCGAAAACTGGAACCGTCCGGCTTTTGAGGTGACTGCGCTAATGCAACTACTGGTGCATACCATTCGACAGGAAACACCTACGCTACTAAAAAACAGTGTGCGTTTGCAAGCAATTGGCGAAGTTGGCAACCTACCTGCTAACTGCCAGCGCGAGCTAGCCGAAGCTATTGAGCTAACGAAGGCTGGTACCCGCATGACCCTGGTGCTAGCCCTGAGCTACAGCGGGCGCTGGGACCTGGCCCAAGCGGCCCGGCGGTTGGCCACTGATGTGGCGGCTGGCCGCCTGCAACCGGCTGAAGTAAACGAAAACACCATAACCAGCTATTTGTCAACGGCTGGTATTCCTGACCCCGAATTACTTATTCGCACCAGCGGCGAGCAGCGCATCAGCAATTTTCTGCTCTGGCAGCTCGCCTATACGGAGCTTTATATTACCCCCGTTCTGTGGCCTGATTTTCGGCGCAGTCACTTTCGCGATGCCTTGCGGGCCTACCAGGGCCGGGAGCGCCGCTTTGGCAAAACCAGCGAACAGCTGTCGGCCTCCTGA
- a CDS encoding DUF6089 family protein produces MTVFRFLFALPASSLLVGSAFFLATPAFAQHTSEVGIGVGATNYKGEVSPQFQWQNSRPALTIFYRRDVSVPVTLRASLTTGFLRATDANVQGVNGGVPPLQSYRQLSLSGGLAEAAGVVEYNFLDYHDRRDQHRVHVSPYLFAGLGLYYVSTTVSSANDALKADFDRKGAKVGLAIPAGAGLKIALTEHFNLGLEMGARKTFTDQLDHTGDQTPLLVNSHDQDWYYYSGISLSYTFYKILCPAPYNKNKRLLK; encoded by the coding sequence ATGACCGTTTTTAGGTTTCTCTTCGCACTTCCCGCTAGTAGCTTACTAGTGGGAAGTGCGTTTTTTTTAGCTACTCCTGCTTTTGCTCAGCATACCAGTGAGGTAGGCATTGGAGTGGGCGCTACCAACTATAAAGGCGAAGTATCGCCGCAGTTTCAGTGGCAGAATAGCCGCCCGGCCTTAACTATCTTTTATCGCCGTGATGTGTCGGTGCCCGTTACGCTGCGGGCTAGCCTGACGACTGGCTTTCTGCGTGCCACCGATGCTAATGTACAAGGCGTGAACGGTGGCGTGCCACCCTTGCAGAGCTATCGGCAACTCAGCCTGAGTGGGGGGCTAGCGGAAGCCGCCGGCGTGGTGGAATACAATTTTTTGGACTATCATGACCGTAGGGACCAGCACCGCGTGCATGTGTCGCCTTATTTATTCGCCGGACTAGGGCTGTATTATGTCAGCACCACTGTTAGCAGCGCCAATGATGCCCTTAAAGCCGATTTTGACCGCAAAGGTGCTAAAGTGGGCCTAGCCATTCCCGCTGGTGCCGGCCTAAAAATCGCGCTCACCGAACACTTCAACCTGGGTTTGGAGATGGGCGCGCGCAAGACCTTTACTGACCAGCTCGACCACACCGGCGACCAGACCCCTCTGCTCGTAAATAGCCACGACCAGGATTGGTACTATTATTCCGGCATCAGCCTGTCGTATACCTTCTATAAAATCCTCTGCCCGGCACCTTACAATAAAAACAAACGCCTCTTGAAATAA